A window of Borrelia sp. A-FGy1 contains these coding sequences:
- a CDS encoding CCA tRNA nucleotidyltransferase encodes MNLGSNSEDIIRISKIFNNNNYEFFLVGGALRDLLLKKIPYDFDFTTNATPKEIMYLFPNNIQTGIKHGTVSIIFNKKIFEVTTYRIDKEYENKRSPKKIEFTKNLNQDLKRRDFTINSIAMNTLNYEVIDYYNGKRDLNKKIIKCIGNANKRFEEDALRILRAARFASTLDFTIDKQTLISMKYKKENILLLSKERLNSEFIKLLEGKNPTKGINYLQKINFFNYFFNIEINKKLKSKIKLLEKKNFYLKALVILTIEKDIISLRQALKSLKFANKDIKLILFYRYTFNNINNSQIKTLKDIRLLLSKTTKENYEEIFDIYKAIKGKDHKLKFILNKIKSKNLINNPLSLKELAINGNDIKSLDIEESKNAGQILNKLLDKVLNNPRLNKKEILIKEAKKIKDQYFQHF; translated from the coding sequence ATGAATTTAGGATCTAATAGTGAAGATATAATAAGAATTAGTAAAATTTTCAATAATAACAACTATGAATTTTTCCTAGTAGGAGGTGCTTTAAGAGATTTACTTCTTAAAAAGATACCTTATGATTTTGATTTTACAACTAATGCAACACCAAAAGAAATAATGTATCTATTTCCTAATAATATACAAACAGGCATCAAACATGGAACAGTAAGTATTATTTTTAATAAAAAAATTTTTGAAGTTACTACTTATAGAATAGATAAAGAATATGAAAACAAAAGATCTCCCAAAAAAATAGAATTCACAAAAAATTTAAATCAAGATCTAAAAAGAAGAGATTTTACGATAAATTCAATTGCAATGAACACACTCAATTATGAAGTAATAGATTATTATAATGGGAAAAGAGACCTTAATAAAAAAATAATTAAATGCATAGGCAATGCTAACAAAAGATTTGAAGAAGACGCTCTTAGAATATTAAGAGCAGCAAGATTCGCATCCACACTTGACTTTACAATAGATAAACAAACATTAATCTCTATGAAATACAAAAAAGAAAACATCTTACTCTTATCAAAAGAAAGGTTAAATAGTGAATTTATTAAACTTTTAGAAGGGAAAAATCCAACAAAGGGCATTAATTATCTACAAAAAATAAATTTTTTCAATTACTTCTTTAATATAGAAATAAATAAAAAATTAAAAAGTAAAATTAAACTACTAGAGAAAAAAAATTTTTATCTAAAAGCACTAGTTATTCTTACAATTGAAAAAGACATCATTTCCTTAAGACAAGCTTTAAAATCACTTAAATTTGCAAATAAAGATATAAAATTAATCTTATTCTATAGATATACTTTTAATAATATCAACAATTCTCAAATCAAGACATTAAAAGACATAAGATTGCTATTAAGCAAAACCACCAAAGAAAATTATGAGGAAATATTTGATATATATAAAGCTATTAAAGGCAAAGACCACAAACTTAAGTTCATATTAAATAAAATAAAAAGCAAAAATTTAATAAATAATCCATTATCTTTAAAAGAATTAGCAATAAATGGCAATGATATTAAAAGTCTTGATATAGAAGAAAGCAAGAATGCTGGACAAATTCTAAACAAACTATTAGATAAAGTATTAAACAATCCTAGATTAAATAAAAAAGAAATTTTAATAAAAGAGGCAAAGAAAATCAAAGATCAATATTTTCAACATTTTTAA